Proteins encoded within one genomic window of Candidatus Binatia bacterium:
- the ptsP gene encoding phosphoenolpyruvate--protein phosphotransferase, which yields MTVSPKEQPRAAERRGRGPSDFSFLEDIGAIVTQSQDLRATLDRIVEAVARRMDTEVCSLYLYDPAKKRLTLWATTGLDRSSVGRVSMDLHEGLVGYVLERMQPVVAIDALGHPRFKFFPETGEEQYHSFLGVPVFERQNPAGVLVVQTKRRRRFRPREVRLLRAIGAHVTGIIAQARLLETLADKEEERLDYQRKMGEALRELEVYEQRQRPGARSRLSGTGASPGFAIGRALFLDTPSLDLPYEEKRKGSIRQEIQRFRKAVEEAVRETAESYRRVQATLPEMDASMFEAHRLILEDHSFRRKVEERIAAGLSAEAALRVVVAEYELRFREMGDAYLRERALDIRDIGRRILRHLLGRPGGWRRPRGAVVLVANELSITDFAQIDPEVVKGIVLSVGGVTSHASILARSLEIPAVVGVEDLSGSVREDDHLVVDGTAGVVYVNPPADIVREYERLDREYRAFSRELETLRELPAETLDGRRLALRANIVLLSELAFARHQGAEGVGLYRTEFPFLSHRDFLSEDEQVELYRKVVEGMPNLPVTIRTLDLGADKYPRYLDVPREQNPFLGWRSIRISLEMADVFKVQLRAILRVAAEGPVRLLLPMISSVDEVRRAKELLEEAKFELQRAGRRFDPRMPVGIMVEVPSAVSLAEELVREVDFFSIGTNDLIQYLLAVDRNNRKVSPLYEPLHPAVLRAIARTAEAARRAGKPVSLCGEMAADPECTVLLLGMGLSDLSMGPFFLPAIKRVVRALEYREAAKLAREILELPTVKDVKKHLFEALRRLGITDIVEKFH from the coding sequence ATGACGGTTTCGCCCAAGGAGCAGCCGAGAGCGGCGGAGCGCAGGGGTCGGGGGCCCAGCGATTTTTCCTTTCTCGAGGACATCGGTGCGATCGTCACGCAGTCGCAGGACCTCCGGGCCACCCTCGACCGGATCGTCGAGGCCGTGGCCCGCCGGATGGACACGGAGGTGTGTTCCCTCTACCTCTACGATCCCGCGAAAAAACGGCTCACGCTCTGGGCGACCACCGGTCTCGACCGCTCCTCCGTGGGACGCGTGAGCATGGATCTCCACGAGGGGCTCGTCGGCTACGTGCTCGAGCGGATGCAGCCGGTCGTCGCCATCGACGCCCTCGGGCACCCGCGCTTCAAGTTTTTCCCCGAGACGGGCGAAGAGCAGTACCACTCGTTTCTCGGCGTCCCTGTCTTCGAGCGGCAGAATCCGGCCGGGGTTCTCGTCGTCCAGACCAAACGCCGCCGGCGCTTCCGCCCCCGCGAGGTCCGGCTTCTCCGGGCCATCGGCGCCCACGTGACGGGGATCATCGCGCAAGCCCGCCTTCTCGAGACGCTCGCCGACAAGGAAGAGGAGCGGCTCGACTACCAGAGGAAGATGGGCGAAGCGCTGCGAGAACTCGAGGTCTACGAGCAGAGGCAGAGGCCCGGAGCCCGCTCCCGGCTCTCGGGCACGGGTGCCTCGCCGGGCTTTGCGATCGGCCGTGCCCTCTTTCTCGACACGCCGTCCCTCGACCTGCCGTACGAAGAAAAGCGAAAAGGCAGTATCCGGCAAGAAATCCAGAGGTTCCGGAAGGCGGTCGAAGAGGCCGTGCGCGAGACCGCGGAGTCGTACCGGCGCGTCCAGGCGACGCTTCCGGAAATGGACGCCTCGATGTTCGAAGCCCACCGGCTCATCCTCGAGGACCACTCCTTCCGCCGCAAGGTGGAAGAGCGCATCGCGGCCGGGCTCTCGGCCGAAGCGGCGTTACGGGTCGTCGTCGCCGAGTACGAGCTTCGCTTCCGCGAGATGGGGGACGCGTATTTGCGCGAGCGGGCGCTCGACATCCGCGACATCGGGCGCCGGATCCTGCGCCACCTGCTCGGTCGCCCCGGGGGATGGCGCCGCCCGCGCGGCGCGGTGGTTCTCGTGGCGAACGAGCTTTCCATCACCGACTTCGCGCAGATCGACCCCGAGGTCGTCAAGGGCATCGTGCTTTCGGTGGGAGGCGTGACCTCCCACGCCTCCATCCTCGCCCGGTCGCTCGAAATTCCGGCCGTCGTGGGGGTGGAGGACCTGTCCGGGTCGGTGCGCGAGGACGACCACCTCGTCGTCGACGGCACGGCCGGCGTCGTGTACGTGAACCCTCCGGCCGACATCGTCCGCGAGTACGAGAGGCTCGACCGCGAGTACCGTGCCTTCAGCCGCGAGCTCGAGACGCTCCGCGAACTGCCCGCGGAGACGCTCGACGGCAGGCGGCTCGCGCTCCGGGCCAACATCGTCCTTTTGAGCGAGCTCGCCTTCGCCCGTCACCAGGGTGCGGAAGGGGTGGGCCTCTACCGCACCGAGTTCCCCTTTCTCTCGCACCGTGACTTTCTCTCGGAGGACGAGCAGGTGGAACTCTACCGGAAGGTCGTCGAGGGCATGCCGAACCTGCCGGTGACGATCCGCACGCTCGACCTCGGCGCCGACAAGTACCCGCGCTACCTCGACGTGCCGCGCGAGCAGAACCCTTTTCTCGGCTGGCGTTCGATCCGCATCTCGCTCGAGATGGCCGACGTGTTCAAGGTCCAGCTCCGCGCCATCCTGCGCGTCGCGGCCGAGGGCCCCGTGAGACTCCTCCTTCCCATGATTTCCTCCGTGGACGAGGTCCGGAGGGCCAAGGAACTTCTCGAGGAGGCCAAGTTCGAGCTGCAGCGGGCGGGAAGGAGGTTCGACCCCCGGATGCCCGTGGGGATCATGGTGGAAGTGCCTTCGGCCGTGAGCCTCGCCGAAGAGCTCGTCCGCGAGGTCGACTTCTTCAGCATCGGGACGAACGACCTGATCCAGTATCTCCTTGCCGTCGACCGCAACAACCGCAAGGTCTCGCCCCTCTACGAGCCCCTCCACCCCGCCGTGCTCCGGGCCATCGCCCGGACGGCGGAAGCCGCCAGGCGTGCCGGAAAGCCCGTCTCGCTCTGCGGCGAGATGGCGGCGGATCCCGAGTGTACCGTTCTTCTCCTGGGCATGGGGCTTTCGGACCTGAGCATGGGGCCTTTCTTCCTGCCCGCCATCAAACGCGTCGTCCGGGCCCTCGAGTACCGGGAAGCCGCGAAGCTCGCCAGGGAAATCCTCGAGCTTCCGACCGTAAAAGACGTGAAAAAACACCTCTTCGAGGCGCTCCGGCGGCTCGGGATCACGGACATCGTCGAAAAGTTCCACTGA